The sequence GAAGCTGCATGTCGATCAGCTGAAGAAATTCCGCGATCAGTTCCGTCTGCCGATCACCGACGAAGACCTCGTCAACGTGCCGTACCTCAAGTTCGAAGAAGGTTCGAAGGAACTCGAGTACATGCGCGCTCGCCGCCAGGACCTGGGCGGTTATCTGCCGGCGCGCCGTCAGAAGGCGGAGTCGCTGCCGGTGCCGGCACTGACCGCATTCGAGCCGCTGCTCAAGGGCACGGGCGAAGGCCGCGAGATCTCCACGACGATGGCGTTCGTGCGGATCCTGAACATCCTGCTGAAGGACAAGGCCCTCGGCAAGCGCATCGTGCCGATCGTGCCGGACGAGTCGCGTACCTTCGGTATGGAAGGTCTGTTCCGCCAGATCGGTATCTGGAATCAGGACGGCCAGAAGTACGTGCCGGAAGATTCCGACCAGCTGATGTTCTACCGCGAGTCGGAAACCGGTCAGATTCTGCAGGAAGGCATCAACGAAGCCGGTGGTATGGCGGACTGGATCGCTGCCGCGACGTCGTACTCGACGCACGGCGAGACCATGATCCCGTTCTACATCTTCTACTCGATGTTCGGCTTCCAGCGTATCGGCGACCTGTGCTGGGCCGCGGGCGACATGCGTTCGCGCGGCTTCCTGCTGGGTGGCACGGCGGGCCGTACGACGCTGAACGGCGAAGGTCTGCAACACGAAGACGGCCACTCGCTGCTGTGGGCCGCTTCGGTGCCGAACTGCATCAGCTATGACCCGACGTTCGGTTACGAACTCGCCGTCATCGTGCAGGACGGCCTGCAACGCATGGTCGCGGATCAGGAAGACGTGTACTACTACATCACGGTGATGAACGAAAACTACGAGCACCCGGCGATTCCGCAGGGCGACGCTGTAGCGGCCGACATCATCAAGGGCATGTACGCGTTCAGCAAGGCGGAAGCCGATGCGAAGGCGCCGCGCGTTCAGCTGATGGGCGCAGGCACGATCTTCAATGAAGTGATCGCCGCCGCCACCCTGCTGAAGAACGACTGGGGCGTCGCCGCCGACCTGTGGAGCGTGCCGAGCTTCACCGAACTCGCGCGCGAAGGCCACGAAGTGCAGCGCTACAACCTGCTGCACCCGAACGAAGAAAAGAAGCTCTCGCACGTCGAGAAGCTGCTCAAGGACGCACAAGGCCCGGTCATCGCATCGACCGACTACGTGCGCGCGCTGACCGAGCAGATCCGCGCGTTCGTGCCGCAGAAATTCGTCGTGCTGGGCACGGACGGCTACGGCCGTTCGGACACGCGTGAAAAGCTGCGTCACTTCTTCGAAGTCGACCGCTACTGGGTCACGGTTGCCGCGTTGAATGCACTGGCAGATGAAGGCACGATCGAACGCAAGGTCGTCGCCGAGGCGCTCAAGAAGTACAACCTTGATCCCGCCAAACCCAACCCGATGACCGTCTAAGGCATCCTTCCCCGTGTGCCACGGCGTGCGCGCCTGCTCCTGATTGCCAGGGGCAGGCTGCGTGCGCGGCCCAGGAGACACTAACAATGAGTCAAGCGATCGAAGTCAAGGTGCCGGACATCGGCGATTACAAGGACATTCCTGTGATCGAGGTGCTGGTGAAGGCGGGTGATACCGTCGAGAAAGAGCAATCGCTCGTTACGCTGGAATCCGATAAAGCGACCATGGACGTGCCGAGCTCGGCCGCCGGCGTCGTCAAGGAAGTGAAGGTCAAGGTCGGCGACAACGTGTCGGAAGGCGTGTTGATCGTCGTGCTGGAAGCGGCTGAAGGTGGTGCGGCGGCTCCGGCACCGGCACCGGCTGCTGCGCCGGCTCCGGCGCCCGCACCGGCTGCTGCGCCTGCGCCGGCCGCCGCGCCTGCTGCAAGCGGTGGCGGTCTGCAGGATGTGAAGGTCCCGGATATCGGCGACTACAAAGACATTCCCGTGATCGAAGTCTCGGTGAAGGTCGGCGATCGCGTCGAGAAAGAGCAGTCGCTGGTGACGCTCGAATCCGATAAGGCGACCATGGACGTGCCGAGCTCGGTCGCCGGCGTCGTCAAGGAAGTGAAGGTCAAGGTCGGTGACAACGTGTCGGAAGGCTCGGTGATCGTGGTGGTCGAAGCCGACGGCGGCGCGGCTGCCCCGGCTGCGGCGCCCGCGCCGAAGCAGGCCGTCGAGAAGCCGTCCGACGCGCCGGCCACGCCGTCGCCCGCACCGGCGCAACCGTCGGCGCTGGCTCAGGCACCGGTGATTCAGGCTGGCGAAGGTTCGCGTCACGCGAGCCACGCGTCGCCGTCGGTGCGCAAGTTCTCGCGCGAGCTCGGCGTGGACGTCGCGCAGGTGCAAGGCACGGGTCCGAAGGGTCGTATTACGCAAGCCGACGTCACCGCGTTCATCAAGGGTGTGATGACCGGTCAGCGTGCTGCGCCGGCGGGTGCTGCTGCACCGGCTGCCGCAGGTGGCGGCGAGCTGAATCTGCTGCCGTGGCCGAAGGTCGACTTCACGAAGTTCGGTCCGGTCGATCCGAAGCCGCTGTCGCGTATCAAGAAGATCTCGGGCGCGAACCTGCATCGCAACTGGGTCATGATTCCGCACGTCACGAACAATGACGAAGCGGATATCACCGAGCTCGAAGCGCTGCGCGTGCAGTTGAACAAGGAAAACGAAAAGTCGGGCGTCAAGATCACGATGCTGGCTTTCGTCATCAAGGCGGTCGTCTCCGCTTTGAAGCAGTTCCCGACGTTCAATGCC is a genomic window of Paraburkholderia bryophila containing:
- the aceE gene encoding pyruvate dehydrogenase (acetyl-transferring), homodimeric type, translating into MSAVPDEVMKYVAAEKDDDPQETGEWLEALDGVISAVGPDRAHYLIEKQIEFARVHGEHLPFSANTPYINTIPVARQAKIPGDQDIEHRIRSYTRWNAIAMVLRAGKDTNVGGHIASFASAATLYDVGYNHFWHAPSPEHGGDLIFVQGHSSPGVYSRAFLLGRLTENQLDNFRQEVGGEGISSYPHPWLMPDFWQFPTVSMGLGPIMAIYQARFMKYMHARGIAKTTGRKVWAFLGDGETDEPESLGAIGMAGRERLDNLVFVINCNLQRLDGPVRGNGKIIQELESEFRGAGWNVIKVVWGSRWDALFQRDKSGALMRRMMDVVDGEYQTYKSESGAYVREHFFNTPELKALVAEWSDEDIWNLNRGGHDPHKIYAAFTEASNSQGQPTVILAKTIKGYGMGEAGQAMNITHQQKKLHVDQLKKFRDQFRLPITDEDLVNVPYLKFEEGSKELEYMRARRQDLGGYLPARRQKAESLPVPALTAFEPLLKGTGEGREISTTMAFVRILNILLKDKALGKRIVPIVPDESRTFGMEGLFRQIGIWNQDGQKYVPEDSDQLMFYRESETGQILQEGINEAGGMADWIAAATSYSTHGETMIPFYIFYSMFGFQRIGDLCWAAGDMRSRGFLLGGTAGRTTLNGEGLQHEDGHSLLWAASVPNCISYDPTFGYELAVIVQDGLQRMVADQEDVYYYITVMNENYEHPAIPQGDAVAADIIKGMYAFSKAEADAKAPRVQLMGAGTIFNEVIAAATLLKNDWGVAADLWSVPSFTELAREGHEVQRYNLLHPNEEKKLSHVEKLLKDAQGPVIASTDYVRALTEQIRAFVPQKFVVLGTDGYGRSDTREKLRHFFEVDRYWVTVAALNALADEGTIERKVVAEALKKYNLDPAKPNPMTV
- the aceF gene encoding dihydrolipoyllysine-residue acetyltransferase yields the protein MSQAIEVKVPDIGDYKDIPVIEVLVKAGDTVEKEQSLVTLESDKATMDVPSSAAGVVKEVKVKVGDNVSEGVLIVVLEAAEGGAAAPAPAPAAAPAPAPAPAAAPAPAAAPAASGGGLQDVKVPDIGDYKDIPVIEVSVKVGDRVEKEQSLVTLESDKATMDVPSSVAGVVKEVKVKVGDNVSEGSVIVVVEADGGAAAPAAAPAPKQAVEKPSDAPATPSPAPAQPSALAQAPVIQAGEGSRHASHASPSVRKFSRELGVDVAQVQGTGPKGRITQADVTAFIKGVMTGQRAAPAGAAAPAAAGGGELNLLPWPKVDFTKFGPVDPKPLSRIKKISGANLHRNWVMIPHVTNNDEADITELEALRVQLNKENEKSGVKITMLAFVIKAVVSALKQFPTFNASLDGDNLVFKQYFHIGFAADTPNGLVVPVIRDADKKGLVEIAKEMTELSKAARDGKLKPDQMQGGCFSISSLGGIGGTNFTPIINAPEVAILGLSRGAMKPVWDGKQFVPRLVLPLSLSYDHRVIDGAAAARFNAYLGAILADFRRVIL